Proteins found in one Acidobacteriota bacterium genomic segment:
- a CDS encoding bifunctional folylpolyglutamate synthase/dihydrofolate synthase: MTTARRTHVPLTDVDKMDYSECLAYLRRLGDEVLTMRLGLEPFRGLLGQLDHPHRRFPSVVVAGTNGKGSVTRLLGSIMSSCGLKTAVITSPHVMRLEERIVVDGKPISRQEFAACFSRVAETIRRAELRFHPTYFETVTATAFRYFARRRVELAILEVGMGGRLDSTNAVDPRLSVITPVGLDHQAQLGNTVEEIALEKAGVLRPATPVLLSPQRKEVRRVLGERAAHVGAVVHDLDLPALRPLEERRGRYSFSFRGTNYRLGMHGKHQIENAGVAIQASEILERLGFARNGTGVREGVEKARSLGVLQKIEGRPAVYLDGGHNRDAVANLAAFLQAHTRPPRSLVFGIMRDKDIEVVLGLLAPLFERIVFTSFQSARAAAPQRLKEVCPRGRAVPDPVLALRRVLEAGATTVVAGSFYLVGEILSAIEEGSVNWDRPASVRRGDHPW, from the coding sequence GTGACGACCGCCCGCCGGACGCACGTTCCGCTCACTGACGTCGACAAGATGGATTACAGCGAGTGCCTCGCCTATCTCCGGAGGCTGGGGGACGAGGTGCTCACCATGCGTCTCGGCCTGGAGCCCTTTCGAGGCCTGCTGGGACAGTTGGATCACCCTCATCGCAGATTTCCTTCGGTCGTGGTCGCCGGGACCAACGGCAAGGGGTCCGTCACCCGGCTTCTGGGGTCCATCATGTCCTCTTGCGGCTTGAAGACCGCCGTCATCACTTCGCCCCATGTCATGCGGCTGGAGGAGCGGATCGTGGTGGACGGGAAACCGATCTCCCGGCAGGAATTCGCCGCCTGCTTCAGCCGGGTGGCGGAGACCATCCGGCGAGCGGAGCTGCGGTTCCACCCCACCTATTTCGAGACGGTGACCGCGACGGCATTCCGGTACTTCGCCCGCCGCCGGGTGGAACTGGCGATCCTGGAAGTGGGCATGGGCGGCCGGCTGGACAGCACCAACGCGGTGGACCCCCGGCTTTCCGTCATCACTCCCGTCGGACTGGATCACCAGGCGCAGTTGGGGAACACGGTGGAGGAAATTGCCCTCGAGAAGGCGGGAGTGCTCCGGCCCGCGACGCCTGTCCTCCTTTCTCCCCAAAGGAAGGAAGTGAGACGGGTCTTGGGTGAGCGGGCGGCCCACGTGGGTGCCGTGGTTCACGATCTCGATCTGCCCGCACTGCGTCCCCTGGAGGAACGGCGGGGCCGGTATTCCTTCTCCTTCCGGGGGACGAACTACCGTTTGGGAATGCACGGCAAGCATCAGATCGAGAATGCGGGCGTGGCGATCCAGGCATCGGAAATCCTGGAACGGCTGGGATTCGCTCGCAACGGGACCGGCGTTCGGGAGGGCGTCGAAAAAGCGCGTTCCCTGGGAGTGCTGCAGAAGATCGAGGGCCGTCCGGCGGTTTACCTGGACGGGGGACACAACCGGGACGCCGTCGCCAACCTGGCGGCGTTTCTCCAAGCCCACACCAGGCCGCCCCGATCACTGGTCTTCGGGATCATGCGGGACAAGGACATCGAGGTCGTGCTCGGGCTCCTGGCTCCGTTGTTCGAACGGATTGTCTTCACATCGTTCCAGTCGGCGAGGGCGGCAGCTCCTCAGCGGCTGAAGGAGGTCTGTCCCCGCGGCCGCGCAGTCCCGGATCCCGTACTTGCGCTGAGGCGGGTTCTGGAGGCGGGAGCGACGACGGTGGTGGCCGGATCCTTCTACCTGGTGGGCGAGATCCTGTCGGCGATCGAGGAGGGGTCGGTCAACTGGGATCGTCCAGCTTCAGTTCGAAGAGGAGATCACCCGTGGTGA
- the accC gene encoding acetyl-CoA carboxylase biotin carboxylase subunit yields MFKKVLIANRGEIAVRILRTCRDLGLPAAVVYSEADLDSLHVRLADEAHFIGGARADQSYLSVEKVLAAAKAAGADAIHPGYGFLSENARFASACEDAGLVFIGPSVSSLRLMGDKIASRRIAEEVEVPVIPGTPDPVRSPEEAVRAARRIGFPIMVKASGGGGGKGLRVVLREEDLEAALSIAGSEAHASFQDSRVFLEKYLQQPRHVEVQVLGDRNGDLIHLGERECSTQRRHQKLVEEAPSPVVTPDLRAELGRAAVAVARASGYYNAGTVEFLVEKDREYGWRFYFLEMNTRLQVEHPVTELVTGIDLVREQLRIAAGEPLGWKQEDVRMRGHALECRIYAEDPDNDFLPAPGRIRDLLEPGGPGVRLDSGVYAGVEVPVHYDPLISKLVTYGPDRREALRRMKRALDEYRIAGVTTTIPFFRSLMENPGFVAGELNTGLVDELMALPGHQEQAQDPAVPLAAAAIHRMLEEGEKKAPTAVPGSAWKTRGPFSGLQGGWSRT; encoded by the coding sequence ATGTTCAAGAAGGTGCTGATCGCCAACCGGGGTGAGATCGCGGTGCGAATCCTGCGAACCTGCCGGGACCTGGGGCTTCCGGCGGCCGTCGTCTACTCGGAGGCGGATCTCGACTCGCTCCATGTCCGATTGGCGGACGAGGCCCACTTCATCGGAGGGGCCCGGGCCGACCAAAGCTACCTTTCGGTGGAAAAGGTGCTGGCCGCGGCCAAGGCGGCCGGGGCCGACGCCATCCATCCCGGCTACGGGTTCCTCTCGGAAAACGCGCGCTTCGCAAGCGCGTGCGAGGACGCCGGCCTGGTCTTCATCGGACCCTCGGTATCGTCCCTGCGCCTCATGGGAGACAAGATCGCCAGCCGCCGGATCGCGGAGGAGGTCGAGGTCCCGGTGATTCCCGGAACGCCGGACCCGGTTCGATCTCCGGAAGAGGCGGTCCGGGCGGCCCGCCGGATCGGTTTTCCCATCATGGTCAAGGCCAGCGGAGGTGGCGGCGGCAAGGGACTCCGGGTGGTTTTACGCGAGGAGGACCTGGAGGCGGCCCTGAGCATCGCCGGCAGCGAGGCTCATGCGTCATTCCAGGATTCCCGGGTGTTCCTGGAGAAGTACCTCCAGCAGCCGCGTCACGTGGAGGTGCAGGTCCTGGGGGACCGGAACGGAGACCTGATCCATCTGGGAGAGAGAGAGTGCTCAACCCAGCGCCGGCACCAGAAGCTGGTCGAGGAGGCCCCTTCGCCGGTGGTAACGCCCGATTTGAGGGCCGAGCTGGGGAGGGCCGCCGTGGCCGTCGCCCGCGCCTCCGGATACTACAACGCCGGGACCGTGGAATTCCTGGTGGAAAAGGATCGTGAGTATGGCTGGCGCTTCTACTTTCTGGAGATGAACACGCGCCTGCAGGTCGAACATCCGGTGACCGAATTGGTGACCGGCATCGATCTGGTCCGGGAACAACTGCGAATCGCGGCCGGAGAACCGTTGGGATGGAAGCAGGAGGACGTTCGAATGCGAGGACACGCACTCGAATGCCGCATCTACGCCGAGGATCCCGACAACGACTTCCTTCCGGCGCCCGGCCGGATCCGAGACCTGCTGGAACCGGGCGGTCCCGGAGTCCGATTGGATTCCGGCGTCTACGCGGGGGTTGAGGTTCCCGTCCACTACGACCCTCTGATCAGCAAGCTGGTCACCTACGGCCCGGACCGCCGGGAAGCTCTGCGCCGAATGAAGCGGGCCCTGGACGAATACCGGATCGCCGGCGTGACCACCACCATCCCCTTCTTCAGATCCCTGATGGAGAACCCCGGCTTCGTTGCGGGAGAACTGAATACGGGGCTGGTGGACGAGTTGATGGCCCTCCCCGGCCACCAGGAACAAGCCCAAGACCCTGCCGTGCCTCTGGCGGCCGCCGCCATTCACCGAATGCTGGAAGAGGGGGAGAAGAAGGCTCCCACAGCCGTTCCGGGCAGCGCCTGGAAGACTCGGGGACCCTTTTCCGGCCTGCAAGGGGGTTGGTCTCGGACGTGA
- a CDS encoding acyl-CoA carboxylase subunit beta — MDTREQFEELRRRNREAEKGHDAARIQRQHDAGKLTARERLALLLDEGSFQELDKFVVHRCTDFSMDQRRIPGDGVITGHGRIDGRLVYVFSQDFTVFGGSLSETYAAKICKIMDLAMKMGAPVIGLNDSGGARIQEGVVSLAGYAEIFLRNTLASGVVPQISAILGPCAGGAVYSPAITDFIFMVNKTSYMFITGPDVIRAVTHEEVSKSELGGATAHNNVSGVAHFASPTEEECLAQVRELISFLPSNNVDDPPHVRTSDPADRTSEELNHLIPAEPNQAYDIKDLIQTVVDDRYFFEVHAGFAPNIVVGFARFDGRPVGVVANQPAVLAGTLDIDSSVKGARFVRFCDAFNLPLVVFEDVPGFLPGVDQEHGGIIRHGAKLLYAFAEATVPKITVITRKAYGGAYCVMASKQIRADLNFAYPTAEIAVMGPEGAVEILFRRELRDESQPQDFKARKTSEFRNKFANPYVAAERGYVDEIIEPSQTRPKLIRALEMSANKRDTNPPRKHGNIPL, encoded by the coding sequence GGGAGGCCGAAAAGGGTCACGACGCGGCTCGAATCCAACGCCAGCACGATGCGGGAAAGCTGACCGCCCGGGAACGGCTCGCCCTCCTGCTGGACGAGGGCTCGTTCCAGGAGCTGGACAAGTTCGTCGTCCATCGCTGCACCGATTTCTCCATGGACCAGCGCCGGATCCCCGGCGACGGCGTGATCACCGGGCATGGGCGGATCGACGGCCGCCTCGTCTACGTCTTTTCTCAGGATTTCACCGTCTTCGGCGGCAGCCTGTCCGAGACCTACGCGGCCAAGATCTGCAAGATCATGGATCTGGCCATGAAGATGGGGGCGCCGGTCATCGGCCTGAACGACAGCGGCGGCGCCCGGATCCAGGAGGGCGTCGTCAGTCTGGCGGGTTACGCCGAGATCTTCCTCCGCAACACGTTGGCCAGCGGCGTCGTTCCGCAGATTTCCGCCATCCTGGGTCCCTGTGCGGGCGGCGCCGTCTATTCTCCCGCCATCACCGACTTCATCTTCATGGTGAACAAGACCAGCTACATGTTCATCACCGGGCCCGACGTGATCCGCGCGGTGACTCACGAAGAGGTGTCCAAATCGGAGTTGGGGGGAGCGACGGCCCACAACAACGTGAGCGGCGTGGCCCACTTCGCCAGTCCCACGGAGGAGGAGTGCCTGGCCCAGGTACGGGAGTTGATCTCCTTCCTCCCCTCCAACAACGTCGACGACCCTCCTCATGTCCGGACGTCGGACCCGGCCGACCGGACCTCGGAGGAGCTGAATCACCTGATCCCGGCCGAACCGAACCAGGCCTACGACATCAAGGACCTCATTCAGACCGTGGTGGACGACCGCTACTTCTTCGAAGTCCACGCCGGCTTCGCCCCCAACATCGTCGTGGGTTTCGCTCGCTTCGACGGGCGTCCCGTCGGCGTCGTGGCCAATCAGCCCGCCGTTCTGGCCGGAACCCTGGACATCGATTCGTCGGTCAAGGGAGCCCGGTTCGTCCGTTTCTGCGATGCCTTCAACCTGCCGCTGGTGGTTTTCGAGGACGTGCCGGGGTTTCTGCCGGGCGTGGACCAGGAGCATGGGGGGATCATCCGCCACGGCGCCAAGCTGCTGTACGCGTTCGCGGAAGCCACCGTGCCCAAGATCACCGTCATCACCCGGAAAGCTTACGGCGGCGCCTACTGCGTCATGGCGTCCAAGCAGATCCGGGCCGACCTGAACTTCGCCTATCCCACCGCCGAGATCGCCGTCATGGGTCCGGAAGGGGCTGTCGAGATCCTGTTCCGGCGGGAGCTCCGGGACGAATCGCAGCCGCAAGACTTCAAGGCTCGAAAAACCAGCGAATTTCGAAACAAGTTCGCCAATCCCTACGTGGCCGCCGAGCGGGGCTACGTGGACGAGATCATCGAGCCCAGCCAGACCCGTCCCAAGCTGATCCGGGCCCTGGAGATGAGCGCCAACAAGCGCGACACCAATCCGCCCAGGAAGCACGGCAACATCCCTCTCTGA